DNA sequence from the Streptomyces sp. CA-210063 genome:
CCGGGCTGTTCGTGAACGCCCGCACCGACACCCACTGGCTGGACCGCGAGCAGGAGGACACCGCGACGCGCCTCGCGAGCTACGAACAGGCGGGCGCGGACGGGGTGTTCGTGCCGGGGCTGTCGGACCCGGACGGGATCGCCGCACTCACGGCCAGCCTCGTCGTACCGCTGAACATCCTGTACACCCCTACCGGCCCCACCCTCGCCGAACTGGCCGCACTGGGCGTGCGCCGGGTCAGTCTCGGCTCACTCCTCTACCGCGCCGCCCTGGCCGCGACCGTCACCACCGCGACCGCCGTCCGTGACGGCCGACCGACGGACCCGTACACCCCGTCCTACGACGAGGTGCAGAGGTACGGCGACTGAGGCCGGGGCCCGCCGAAAGGGACTGCCCAGGATTACGCGGCCCGCACCTCGTACGCCGCGATCCGCACCGTCTCGTCGTCCAGGCACTGCCCGCTCTCCAGGTCGAAGCGCTGCTTCAGGAGCGGGGAGGCGACGAACGGGCGGCCCTGGTGGGTGCCGGTGAGCCCGCGGGAGAGGACGGCGGCGCCGCCGAAGGGGTCGCGGTTGTCGATGGCGTACAGCTTGCCCGCGCGGTCCATGAAGAGCGCGGCCTGGTTGCCGTCGGGGAGCAGGGCGGCCACGCCGCGGCCCGGGATCAGCAGGGTCAGGTCGCAGACCGTGAACCAGCCGTCCGCCAGCCGCAGCTGGACCTTCACATCGGTCTTCTCGGGAGCGAGGGTCATCGCTGGGCGCTTCCTTCCAGGACATCGGCGGGCCGCAGGCCGATGGACAGCAGCGGCAGGTCGGGCTTGATCTGGTCGCGCTCGGGGACGAAGCCGACGACCGGGTCCGGGGTGTCCGGGGCGTTGACGAAGGACACGAACCGGGCGAGCTTCTCGGGGTCGTTGATGGTCGACGCCCACTCGTCGGCGTAGTTCGAGACGTGCGCCGTCATCAGGGACTCCAGCTCCTCGCAGATGCCGAGGGAGTCCTCCACGACCACGTCCCGGATGTGGTCCAGGCCACCGGGGATGCGCTCCAGCCAGGTCGAGGTGCGCTCCAGGCGGTCCGCGGTGCGGATGTAGAACATCAGGAACCGGTCGATCAGCTTGATCAGTTCGGCGTCGTCGAGGTCCTGGGCCAGGAGGTCCGCGTGGCGCGGAGTCGCGCCGCCGTTGCCACCCACGTACAGGTTCCAGCCGTTCGACGTGGCGATGATGCCGAAGTCCTTCGACTGGGCCTCGGCGCACTCGCGGGCGCACCCGGAGACCGCCGACTTCAGCTTGTGCGGCGAGCGCAGGCCCCGGTAGCGCAGCTCCAGGTCGATCGCCATGCGGACCGAGTCCTGGACGCCGTAGCGGCACCAGGTCTGGCCGACACAGGACTTCACGGTACGGAGGGACTTGCCGTAGGCGTGGCCGGACTCGAAGCCGGCGTCCACCAACCGGGCCCAGATCAGCGGCAGTTGCTCGACCCGCGCGCCGAACATGTCGATCCGCTGGCCACCCGTGATCTTCGTGTAGAGACCGAAGTCGCGGGCGATCTCACCGATCACGATCAGGCCCTCGGGGGTGATCTCACCGCCGGGGATGCGCGGGACGACGGAGTACGAGCCGTTCTTCTGGAGGTTGGCCAGGAAGTGGTCGTTGCTGTCCTGCAGGGCCGCCTGCTCGCCCTCGAGGACGTAGCCGCTCGCGCCGATGGTCGGGGCGAGGGAGGCGATGATCGAGGCGACCGCCGGCTTGCAGATCTCGCAGCCGTCGCCGCCCTTGGCCCCGTCGCGGCCGTAACGGTCCAGCAGGTCCTGGTACGTGTTGATGCGCAGGGCGAGGACGATCTCGTACAGCTCCTCGCGGGTCTGCCCGAAGCAGCCGCACAGGCCCTTGTCGACGACCACACCGCTGGCTTCCAGCTCGGCGGTGACGAGCTGGCCGAGGACCTTGACGCAGGAGCCGCAGCCCGTGCCGGCCTTGGTGCACTTCTTGACCTCGGGCACGGTGGTGCACTGGTGGTCGGTGACCGCGCCGCGGATCGCGCCCTTGGACACGTTGTGGCAGGAGCAGATGATCGCGTCGTCCGGCAGCGCGGACGGGCCGAGCTGCGCGCCGCCGCCGGAGCCCGCAGGGAGCACCAGGGACTCGGGGGAGACGGGCGGGACGGAGCCGGTGAAGGCCCGCAGCGTGCCGTACGCCTCCGCGTCGCCGACCAGGATGCCGCCGAGCAGTTCGCCGTCGCGGCCGATGACCAGCTTCTTGTAGACGCCCGAGCGGGAGTCGGAGTACACGACGTCCAGGCAGTCGGCGGTCGCGCCGTGCGCGTCACCGAAGGAGGCGACGTCGACGCCGAGCAGCTTCAGCTTGGTGGACATGTCGGCGCCCGTGAACGAGGCCTCGTCGGTGGCGATCGTCGCGGCGGCCGTCTCGGCCTGCTCGTAACCCGGGGCCACCAGGCCGTACACCCGGCCGTCGGAGGCCAGCGCGCACTCCCCGATCGCGAAGACATGCGGGTCGTTGACGGTCCGGCACTGCTCGTCGACGCTGATGCCGCCGCGCTCGCCGACCGTCAGACCGCAGTCGCGGGCCAGCTGGTCGCGGGGGCGGACACCGGCGGAGAACACCACCATGCCGGTGGCGAGTTCGGAGCCGTCGGACAGCTTCATGCCGGTGACCGCGCCGTCCTCGCCGACGACGATCTCCTGCGTGCCCACACCCGTGTGGACGGACAGGCCCATGTCCTCGATGGTGCGCAGCAGCGCGGCGCCGCCGCCGTCGTCGACCTGCACGGGCATCAGCCGAGGCGCGAACTCCACGATGTGCGAGGTGAGTCCGAGGCCCTTCAGCGCACCGGCCGCCTCGAGCCCGAGCAGCCCGCCGCCGACCACGGCACCGACGTCGACCTTCTTCGCGTACTCCTCGATCGCGAGCAGGTCCTCGATCGTGCGGTAGACGAAGCAGCCCGCGGCGTCCTTGTTCGGGACCGGCGGCACGAAGGGGTACGAGCCGGTGGCGAGGACGAGGACGTCGTACTCGAAGACCTGGCCGGAGCGCGCGGTGACCTTCTTGGCCTCGCGGTCGATCGTCTCCGCCGGGTCGCCGACGAACAGTTCGATGCCGTGCGTCTCGATGAACTCCATGTCGGTCATCGACAGGTCCTCGGGCGTCTTGCCCGCGAAGTACGAGGTGAGCGCCACTCGGTCGTACGCCGGGCGAGGCTCCTCGCACAGCACGACCACGCGGTGCGTGGCGGTCAGGCCGCGCTCGGCGAGCGCTTCGAGGAAGCGCTGGCCGACCATGCCGTGGCCGACGAGCACGATCGTGGGGGTGGCCCCCAGGGTGGCGGTCATTCAGGAGCCTCCATCGTTGGTGAGCAGGTGGAGCAGAGGAGCGCCGTTCGTGGGGAGCGGCTCTGCTCCCTCCCAGGCGCGGGCGAGCGTGCCCACGGTGCCGAGTTCGCCGACGAGCACCCCGCCGACCAGGCGGTCGTCGCGGACGACGACCTTGCGGTAGGTGCCGCGGGTGGCGTCGGCGAGCTGGATGACGTCGTCACCGGGCCGGGGCTCGGTCTCGCCGAACGCGGCGAGGTCGAGGAAGTCCGCCCCTGCGAGCGTCAGGCGGGTCAGGGCACGGGTGCCGGTGTAGCGGGAGGCCATGTTCCCGGCCAGCAACTCGGCGAGTACGTCGGCCTGTTCGAGCGCCGGAGTGGCGAGCCCGTACACCGTGCCCTCGAACTGGACGCAGTCGCCGATCGCGTGGATGTGCGGGTCGGAGGTGCGCAGCTCCTCGTCGACGATGACGCCCTTGTGCACCGCGAGCCCCGCGTCCTGGGCGAGACCGACACGCGGGTGGACCCCGCAGGCGATGACGACCAGGTCCGCGTCGAGCGCGTACCCGTCGGCCATCGCCACCGACCGCACGGTCCCGCCGACGCTGCGCACGGCACGTACGCGCGTCTCCGTGTGCACCTCGACGCCCAGGTCGACGAGGTGCCGACGGACCAACTTCGAGGCGGACGGGTCGAGCTGACGCTCCATCAGCCGCTCGCCCTGCTGGGCGAGGACGACCTGGGCGCCGCGCAGGGCGAGCGCGCGGGCGGCGGAGACCCCGAGGAGTCCACCGCCGATGACGACGGCCCGCACACCCGGCCGCACGGCCTTCGACAGACCCAGACAGTCGTCCATGGTCCGGAACGCGTGCACCCCGTCGGGGAACTCGTGCCGCTCCGGGTCCCAGAGGCCGCGCAGCGGCGGCAGCACCGGGTTGGAGCCGGTCGCCAGGACCAGCTTGTCGTATGCGATCTCCGTACCGTCCGCGAGATGTACGGCTCGCATCTCGCGGTCGATACGGACCACCCGGCCGCGCGTCAGTTCGGCGGGGGCGGGCAGTGCGATGACCTCGGGCGCGTACCGCCCGGCCAGGACTTCGGCGAGCAGTACCCGGTTGTACGGTGTGTGCTCCTCCTCGCCCACCAGCGTGGCGGGCATGCCGAGCTCTCCGAGCCGCCGGGCGAGACGTACGCCCGCGAGGCCGGAGCCGATCACCACCACACGCTCATTCGAGGTCATGCCCTTGAGCGTGCGGTGCCGGTGTTACCCGACCGCATCACGTCTGTTTCCCACGGGGAACGCTGCCCTCCCCGTGGCCCCGAGGGGAGTGTGAGGGGTTTCCGGGAGGGCGGGGCAGGGTGTGAGGACACCCGGGTTCACGCTGCTGACCTGGCGATACGGCGGCTGTGCGGGCGTATACGGGAGGACGGGGGAGGGCGCGGGGAGCGGAGGGCGCGCCGGGGCGCGGTGCCGTAGGTCACGTCGCGGAGCGGCGGGTCGGGTGCGGCGGTGAAACATTCGGGGCGGATCGGCGGGGGAGCGGCGGGTCCGCGGCGAGACATCGGGGACGCCGAACCTCAGAAGATCCTCAGGTCGATGGACGGTGCACCTGTCCCGCCGCATAGGGTCGCGATCATGCCCGACATATCGCTGACCATGATCGTTGTCCTGTGCCTCGCCGCCCTCGCGGCCGGCTGGATCGACGCGGTGGTGGGCGGCGGCGGGCTCCTCCTGCTCCCCACCCTCCTCCTGGGCCTGCCGAACGGCGCCTCGGCCGCGCAGTACGCGCTCGGCACCAACAAGGCGGTCGCGATCGTCGGCACCACGGGCGCGGCGGTGACCTACGCCCGCCGCACCCCCGTCGACGTGAAGATCGCCGTACGGATCGGCCTGGCGGCGCTCGCGGGGTCCACGGCCGGCGCCTTCGTGGCCGCCGGAATGAGCACCGAGGTCCTGAAACCGGTGGTCATGGTCGTCCTCCTCGCCGTGGGCGCCTTCGTGATCCTCCGCCCCTCCTTCGGCACGGCCCCCGGCACCGGCCCCGTCTCCGCCCGCCGGGTCCTCGCCGCGATCGGCCTCGCGGGCGTGGGCATCGGCTTCTACGACGGCCTCGTCGGCCCCGGCACCGGCACCTTCCTCGTCCTGGCCCTCACCGCCGTCCTCCACCTCGACCTCGTCACCGCCTCCGCCACCGCCAAGATCGTCAACTGTTGCACCAACGCCGGCGCCCTCGCCACCTTCGCCTGGAAAGGCACGGTCTACTGGCAACTGGCGGCCCTGATGGCGGTCTTCAACCTCGTCGGCGGGACCGTCGGGGCACACACCGCGCTCAAGAAGGGGAGCGGCTTCGTCCGGGTCGTGCTGCTGACGGTGGTGTTCACGCTGGTGGCGAAGATGGGGTACGAGCAGTGGGTGGCGTGAGCGCCTGGCCTGCGACAGCGGACGGGATAAGTCCCGGGCCTGCGACAGTGGATGGGATAAGTCCCGGGCCTGCGACAGCGGAGGTCATGAGTCCCGGGCCTGCGACAGCGGAGGTCATGAGTCCCGGGCCTGCGACAGCGGACGGCTGAGGAGGAAGTCCGCCGGTGATCATCCGGCGCGGCTGCCCGTGAGGTGGGCGAAGACGACCACGTTCCCCTGGTAGCCGGTCGACCTCGAATACCCCCCGCCACAGGTGATGACCCGCAACTCCGGCCGTCGCGCCGCCCCGTACACCTTCGCGTCGGGGAAGTCCCGCGCGTCGTACACCTCCACCGCGTACACGGTGAACACCGCGATCCCGCCGTCCCGCCGGTCCACCTCGACGGTGGCGCCCCGCTTCAGCGCGCCGAGGTCGTAGAAGACGGCGGGACCGTCGGCGTTGTCCACGTGCCCGGCGACGATCGCGGTGCCCCGCTCACCCGGGGTGGTGCCGGCCTCGTACCAGCCCGCGAGATTCTCCTTCTCGGCGGGCGGGACGTCGAGGCTGCCGGTGGGGGTGAGACCGAGCCCCATGAGCGGGGCGTCCACGCGGATGGAGGGGATGCGCACGCGGTCGGGAGGGGAGGGGGGAAGCGCGGGTGTGGTGGCCGTGGCGGGGCGGCGCCCGGCGGGCTTCCCGGCCCCCGGGCTGCTGTGGGCCTGCGCGGCCGACGGCTGCGGCGGCGCGTGCCACGCGGTCCCGCTGCGGAGCAACCACGCGCCGGAACAGAGGGCGACGACGGTGACGCCCGCTATGCAGGCATTGGCGAACCGGCGCACACGGACCTCCTCTCGGGGCCGGACCCCCCCTCGGAGTCGGCTGGTCGTTCCTCCCCTCCGGGCCGAGGGGCGTCGGGCCCGGAGGGGAGGGGGACGGCGGTACCGGCGGACGGACGGCGGAGGGTGTCCGTCAGATCCCGTCGCCTCTCGCCCGGCGATGCAGGAGCCAGGTACCGCCCGCGGCGGCGACGGCCAGAGCCGCCACACCCGCCGCGGTCTGCACGGGGTCGGGACCGAGTGCGCCACCGACCCCCGTCTTCACGCTTCCCCTCGGATACATCGGCTGCCCGGTGTGCGTGCCGGTGAGCGTGACCACGAGGTCGCCGGTGACCCGTCGGCCACCGTACGTGCAGGTCGCGACGATCTCGTACGTCCCCGGCTGCGCACTCGGCGGCACCTCGAACCGCCCGCCGTCGGGCGCGAGCGGGAAGAGACCGGCTCCGACCGCGCCGGCGTCCCCCGTCGCCGTACCGGCCGCGCCGCAGGCCGCCGTACGGACGGTGACCTCGTCGCCGGGGACGACACCGGCGGGGGACAGTTCCAGTCGCCCGGTGCCCTCATCTCCGTACGCGGGCGCGGCGGCGAGGGCCGCGACGGCGACGGCGAGCGCGGTTCCGGTCAGCGGCCGGGCGATACGTCGCATCGTGCTTCCTCCTCCGAGAGTCCTCCGTGCTCCTCCGTGCTCTTCCGAGGTAAGTGGCACACCACCCCGAGCGCTTCCTGATGGTGTGTCAGAAATGATGTGAATGGGTGTCAGGAGGGTCGGGGCTGAGGGCGAAGCTGGAGGTGTTTGGGCAGGTCAACGGGTGGGTTGGGGTGCGGCGGAGAAGAGGACGCGATGGGGGGCCGCCGGGGGTGTGAACGGGTGACCCGGGGGTGTGGTGGGGGTGGAGCGGTGGCCTCGCATCGCGGTGGGGCGTGACG
Encoded proteins:
- the nirD gene encoding nitrite reductase small subunit NirD, yielding MTLAPEKTDVKVQLRLADGWFTVCDLTLLIPGRGVAALLPDGNQAALFMDRAGKLYAIDNRDPFGGAAVLSRGLTGTHQGRPFVASPLLKQRFDLESGQCLDDETVRIAAYEVRAA
- the nirB gene encoding nitrite reductase large subunit NirB — protein: MTATLGATPTIVLVGHGMVGQRFLEALAERGLTATHRVVVLCEEPRPAYDRVALTSYFAGKTPEDLSMTDMEFIETHGIELFVGDPAETIDREAKKVTARSGQVFEYDVLVLATGSYPFVPPVPNKDAAGCFVYRTIEDLLAIEEYAKKVDVGAVVGGGLLGLEAAGALKGLGLTSHIVEFAPRLMPVQVDDGGGAALLRTIEDMGLSVHTGVGTQEIVVGEDGAVTGMKLSDGSELATGMVVFSAGVRPRDQLARDCGLTVGERGGISVDEQCRTVNDPHVFAIGECALASDGRVYGLVAPGYEQAETAAATIATDEASFTGADMSTKLKLLGVDVASFGDAHGATADCLDVVYSDSRSGVYKKLVIGRDGELLGGILVGDAEAYGTLRAFTGSVPPVSPESLVLPAGSGGGAQLGPSALPDDAIICSCHNVSKGAIRGAVTDHQCTTVPEVKKCTKAGTGCGSCVKVLGQLVTAELEASGVVVDKGLCGCFGQTREELYEIVLALRINTYQDLLDRYGRDGAKGGDGCEICKPAVASIIASLAPTIGASGYVLEGEQAALQDSNDHFLANLQKNGSYSVVPRIPGGEITPEGLIVIGEIARDFGLYTKITGGQRIDMFGARVEQLPLIWARLVDAGFESGHAYGKSLRTVKSCVGQTWCRYGVQDSVRMAIDLELRYRGLRSPHKLKSAVSGCARECAEAQSKDFGIIATSNGWNLYVGGNGGATPRHADLLAQDLDDAELIKLIDRFLMFYIRTADRLERTSTWLERIPGGLDHIRDVVVEDSLGICEELESLMTAHVSNYADEWASTINDPEKLARFVSFVNAPDTPDPVVGFVPERDQIKPDLPLLSIGLRPADVLEGSAQR
- a CDS encoding NAD(P)/FAD-dependent oxidoreductase, whose protein sequence is MTSNERVVVIGSGLAGVRLARRLGELGMPATLVGEEEHTPYNRVLLAEVLAGRYAPEVIALPAPAELTRGRVVRIDREMRAVHLADGTEIAYDKLVLATGSNPVLPPLRGLWDPERHEFPDGVHAFRTMDDCLGLSKAVRPGVRAVVIGGGLLGVSAARALALRGAQVVLAQQGERLMERQLDPSASKLVRRHLVDLGVEVHTETRVRAVRSVGGTVRSVAMADGYALDADLVVIACGVHPRVGLAQDAGLAVHKGVIVDEELRTSDPHIHAIGDCVQFEGTVYGLATPALEQADVLAELLAGNMASRYTGTRALTRLTLAGADFLDLAAFGETEPRPGDDVIQLADATRGTYRKVVVRDDRLVGGVLVGELGTVGTLARAWEGAEPLPTNGAPLLHLLTNDGGS
- a CDS encoding sulfite exporter TauE/SafE family protein → MPDISLTMIVVLCLAALAAGWIDAVVGGGGLLLLPTLLLGLPNGASAAQYALGTNKAVAIVGTTGAAVTYARRTPVDVKIAVRIGLAALAGSTAGAFVAAGMSTEVLKPVVMVVLLAVGAFVILRPSFGTAPGTGPVSARRVLAAIGLAGVGIGFYDGLVGPGTGTFLVLALTAVLHLDLVTASATAKIVNCCTNAGALATFAWKGTVYWQLAALMAVFNLVGGTVGAHTALKKGSGFVRVVLLTVVFTLVAKMGYEQWVA
- a CDS encoding class F sortase; this translates as MRRFANACIAGVTVVALCSGAWLLRSGTAWHAPPQPSAAQAHSSPGAGKPAGRRPATATTPALPPSPPDRVRIPSIRVDAPLMGLGLTPTGSLDVPPAEKENLAGWYEAGTTPGERGTAIVAGHVDNADGPAVFYDLGALKRGATVEVDRRDGGIAVFTVYAVEVYDARDFPDAKVYGAARRPELRVITCGGGYSRSTGYQGNVVVFAHLTGSRAG